The Lates calcarifer isolate ASB-BC8 unplaced genomic scaffold, TLL_Latcal_v3 _unitig_3849_quiver_1586, whole genome shotgun sequence genome includes a window with the following:
- the LOC108894781 gene encoding uncharacterized protein LOC108894781, translating into MEAQIGVLFFFMVWSSSAAGEVKILRGTEGGNITLPVPAIDSGYLSLGPKILANVNEGKIQILDNKYKHRLLWNRTTGLFTLTGLQRADSGIYAISSKSYNLTVHEPVSDPTVKRLSVSTESCTLLCAVDQAAETTLLWYKDEEKLNESSSALPLPLIIHRQDFNSSYRCVAASPAEKKTLSVTVKTLCEHNHTNSTDDIRHKRHHTVGIVISILSVVIVTLVAFFIKWKCLDKNKRITRQTQGRYFLQLFINLNV; encoded by the exons ATGGAAGCACAGATAGgagttcttttcttttttatgg TATGGAGCTCATCGGCCGCTGGGGAGGTGAAGATCCTGAGAGGCACTGAAGGAGGAAACATCACTCTGCCTGTCCCTGCTATCGACTCTGGATATCTTTCACTTGGGCCAAAGATTCTTGCTAATGTCAATGAGGGGAAGATCCAGATACTGGATAATAAGTACAAGCACAGACTTCTCTGGAACAGAACCACTGGACTCTTTACACTCACAGGACTACAGAGGGCTGACTCAGGGATATATGCCATTTCCTCTAAATCTTATAACCTCACAGTGCATG AGCCTGTCTCAGATCCTACAGTGAAGAGGCTTAGTGTGAGCACTGAGAGCTGCACCTTGCTGTGTGCTGTGGACCAAGCTGCAGAAACTACACTGTTGTGGTACAAAGATGAGGAGAAACTGAACgagagcagctctgctctccctcttcctctcattaTACACAGGCAGGATTTCAACTCTTCATATAGATGTGTAGCTGCCAGCCCTGCTGAGAAGAAAACTCTTTCAGTCACTGTTAAGACATTGTGtgaacacaaccacacaaacagcacagatgaCATCAGACACAAAAGACACC aTACAGTTGGAATTGTAATCTCCATCCTGTCTGTTGTGATTGTTACACTTGTTGCCTTTTTCATCAAGTGGAAGTGTCTTGACAAGAACAAAAGGATAACCAGACAAACACAAGGCAGGTATTTTCTTCAGCTGTTTATTAATCTCAATGTTTGA